A segment of the Deltaproteobacteria bacterium genome:
GGACCGGGACCAGTTGGCCGGGGAGGTCGGCCTGGCCTTGTCCGAGAAGCGACCGTTCGAGGTCCGGTACAGGATCGTGACCAAGTCGGGTCAGGTTCGCTGGGTCTGGGAAAGCGGCCAGGGCGTGAACACGCCGGGCGGCCTGACATCGATGATCGAGGGTTTTATCACCGACATCACCGAGCAAAAGCGACACGAAGAGGATCGGCTGGAAATGGAGCGTCGCCTGCTCCATGCTCAGAAACTGGAAAGCCTGGGAGTCCTGGCCGGAGGCATTGCCCATGACTTCAACAACCTGCTTTCGGCCCTTCTGGGCAGTCTGGAACTGTCCCTCAAGGCCATGGATCAAAACCATCCGTCCCGGCCAGGCATCGAGCGGGCTCAAAAGGCGGCTCGGCTGGCATCCGCACTCTCTTTGCAGATGCTGGCCTACTCGGGTCGGGGACAATTCATGTTCCAGGCCGTAGACGTCAGTCGATGCATCGCGGAAAACCTGCACATCTTTCAGGCGGCCATCTCCAAAACCATCACCCTTCAACTGGACCTGGCCCGGGATCTTCCCCCGATCATGGCCGACCCGGCCCAGCTTCAGCAGGTGGTCATGAACTTGATCACCAACGCGTCCGAGGCCATAGGCGAAGGGGTTGGGGTCATGCGGCTGAACACCGGCCGGATGGAGGCCTCGGCAGATCTTCTTACCAAAAGCCGACTCGAGGAGAAACCCGAACCCGGAGACTATGTCTGGCTGGAGGTCGAGGACAGCGGCTGCGGCATGGACCAGGCCGCCCAAGCCCGAATCTTCGATCCTTTCTTCACCACCAAGTTCACCGGCCGGGGGCTTGGCCTCTCTTCGGTTCTGGGCATCGTCCGCAGCCACCGGGGGGCCATTTTCATCAAGAGCGTTCCGGGACGGGGAACGACCATTCGGATTCTTTTTCCGGTCGGGAGGCCCGAAACGGCCGAAGATCCCATCCCGCCCCAACCGCCGATGGCCGAGCCGGGCCCGGCTTTGTCACCGCTCAGGGAAACGTCGATCTCGCCCACGATCCTGGTCGTGGACGACGAACCCATGATTCTGGAGATGTGCGCCGAGGCCCTGCACGACATGGGCTACCGGGTGCTGCTCGCCTCCGATGGACAGGAAGGGGTGGAGATTCTTGCAGCCGACCCCGAGGCCATTTCCTGCGTGCTCCTCGATTTGACCATGCCCCGCATGGACGGGCCCACAGCCTTCGTCCGAATGCGCGAGATCAGGGCCGACATCAAGGTCGTTCTCTGCTCGGGCTATTCCGAGCAGGAGGCCACCAGCCGCTTTCAGGGTTTGGCCGGATTTATCCAGAAGCCGTACCGGATCGACGAACTGAAAACGGTTCTCGAACGAGTCTTGACCGAGGACCTCACTTCCGCAATCCGGCGATGAACTCGCCCACCGCGGCCGCGCCTTTGTCTTCCAGAACACGGATGGCCTGAGAGCCGACCACGGCGATGTCCACCCTGCCCCTCAAGGCATCCACGTCCTCAGGACTGGATACACCAAAACCCAAAGCCAGGGGCAGCTCCGTGGCCCGACGGCATCGGGCCAGATACCCGTCCAGATCGCGGGAGAACTCGGTCTTCTCGCCGGTCACGCCCTTGCGGGCCACGCAATAGACAAACCCTCGGGCGTGCCGGGCAACGATCTTCATGCGATCATCCGTTGAGGTCGGGGCAAAAATGAAGATGGGGTCCAGGCCATGGGCGGTCATGGCCGTGAGATACTCATCGCCTTCCTCTGGGGGGACGTCAGGGACGATGGCCCCCTTGATTCCGGCCTCCCGGGCCCGTTGGACAAAGGCATCCGTTCCGTATTTGAACAAAATGTTAAAGTAGCTCATGAACAAAAACGGAATGTCATTGTTGGCGGCGGCCTCATGGGCCGCTTCCAGACAGCGGCGCACGGTGACGCCACGCTCCAGGGCCTTCTGGCAGGCCCGGGCAATGACCGGCCCGTCGGCGATGGGCTCGGAAAAGGGAATCTGGAGTTCCATCAAGTCCACCCCGGCCTGGACCATGGTCTCCACCAGGGCCAGAGAGGTCTCGAAGTCGGGGTATCCCAGAACGATATGGGTCATGAGCAGGATGTCTTTTTCCTGCCGGCGGGATCGGATGTAGCTCTCAAGCATGGTAGGCCTCCGCCTTCTTGATGATGAACCGTTCCCAATCGGGGTCGCCGATGGCGTCGGCCACGGTGAAGATGTCCTTGTCGCCCCGGCCGGACTGGTTGATGACGATGACGTCGTCAGAACCGAGCTTGGGAGCCTCCTTGAAAGCCTGGGCAAAGGCATGGGCCGATTCCAGGGCCGGAATGAGGCCTTCCATGCGCATGGTCAGACGCAGAGCCTCGACCACTTCGGCGTCCGTGGCCGACTCGAATCGAGCCCGCCCGGTTTCGTGGAGATGGGCCAGAATGGGTGAGACCCCGACATAGTCGAGGCCTGCGGCCACGCTGTGGGTGTCGCGCATCTGGCCATCGTCGTCCTGGAGAAAATAGGTCTTGTATCCCTGGGCCACGCCCACCGAGCCCTGATCCGAGGCAAGACGGGCCGCGTGCATACCCGTTCCAAGTCCCTTGCCTCCGGCCTCGACCCCGACCAGTTCCACATCGTCGTCCATGAATCCGGAAAAAATACCCATGGCATTGGAGCCTCCGCCCACGCAGGCGTAGACCCTTTTGGGGAGCTTTCCGGCCTGGGCCAGGATCTGTTTGCGGGCCTCCAAGCCGATGATGGACTGGAAATAGGCCACCATTTCCGGATAGGGGTGCGGGCCCGAGGCCGTGCCCAGGACGTAGTGGGTATCGTCCATGTTCCGGGCCCAGTCGCGCAGGGCCTCGTTGATGGCGTCCTTGAGGGTTCTCGAGCCGTCGCGGACCGGCACGACCTCGGCGC
Coding sequences within it:
- a CDS encoding tryptophan synthase subunit alpha, producing the protein MLESYIRSRRQEKDILLMTHIVLGYPDFETSLALVETMVQAGVDLMELQIPFSEPIADGPVIARACQKALERGVTVRRCLEAAHEAAANNDIPFLFMSYFNILFKYGTDAFVQRAREAGIKGAIVPDVPPEEGDEYLTAMTAHGLDPIFIFAPTSTDDRMKIVARHARGFVYCVARKGVTGEKTEFSRDLDGYLARCRRATELPLALGFGVSSPEDVDALRGRVDIAVVGSQAIRVLEDKGAAAVGEFIAGLRK
- the trpB gene encoding tryptophan synthase subunit beta, with product MNRPGYHGRFGGAFLPEILVATFDQLGQAFAQAKADPSFWQEYTELMSTYSCRPTPLTPADNLSRHFGGARIFVKREDLNHTGAHKANNVMAQGLLVRRMGKTRVIAETGAGQHGVATATMAARFGFSCTVYMGEEDVERQRPNVFWMQQLGAEVVPVRDGSRTLKDAINEALRDWARNMDDTHYVLGTASGPHPYPEMVAYFQSIIGLEARKQILAQAGKLPKRVYACVGGGSNAMGIFSGFMDDDVELVGVEAGGKGLGTGMHAARLASDQGSVGVAQGYKTYFLQDDDGQMRDTHSVAAGLDYVGVSPILAHLHETGRARFESATDAEVVEALRLTMRMEGLIPALESAHAFAQAFKEAPKLGSDDVIVINQSGRGDKDIFTVADAIGDPDWERFIIKKAEAYHA